From Candidatus Protochlamydia phocaeensis, one genomic window encodes:
- a CDS encoding LptF/LptG family permease, with protein MMPILWRYSIGHFLKIVAACVLSFIAILLTMRLDEIAHFAALGAPLAYILLFTLYQIPYILPIALPLSCLIAALLFIQRLSNTHELTALRASGFAIRDIIAPILLTSAFLAVFNFWVVSELATRSHLQANLLKSELRSINPLLLLHNKHLMRLKGLYFEALGASRVGESASDVVLAIPNKHHQRINLLIAQNLKASPTLFIGQGVTLLTGSAGEAAEGFDNLLVENMAESITHVQDFSQLLQKKVWTINNDYLQLPLLLVRIKEQTRALEQAKKEKADAPQLKQAKAQLNRSLAEIIKRSSIAIAVFSFTLMGACFGINISRRRHYRSLYMPIGLTTFYLIAFFVAKGVDQNLSLSSSLYLVPHLIIIAASIFVLNRVSKGIE; from the coding sequence ATGATGCCTATTCTTTGGCGCTATTCGATTGGACATTTTTTAAAGATCGTTGCTGCTTGCGTCTTATCTTTTATAGCCATTCTACTGACGATGCGGCTGGATGAAATTGCGCACTTTGCCGCTTTAGGAGCACCGCTTGCTTACATCCTTCTCTTTACGCTCTATCAGATTCCCTATATTTTACCTATTGCCCTCCCTTTATCTTGCTTGATTGCCGCACTGCTTTTCATTCAACGGCTATCTAATACGCATGAATTGACAGCGCTTCGGGCAAGCGGATTTGCCATTCGCGATATCATCGCTCCCATTCTATTGACATCCGCTTTTTTAGCGGTGTTCAATTTTTGGGTGGTGTCCGAGCTAGCTACGCGCTCTCACCTTCAGGCTAATTTATTAAAAAGCGAGCTCCGCTCAATTAATCCTTTATTGCTTTTGCACAATAAACATCTCATGCGCTTGAAAGGCCTGTATTTTGAAGCTCTAGGAGCGTCCCGAGTAGGAGAATCGGCATCCGATGTTGTATTAGCCATCCCCAATAAACATCATCAACGCATAAACCTGCTCATTGCCCAAAATTTAAAAGCATCTCCCACACTCTTCATTGGACAAGGCGTCACGCTCTTAACCGGTTCAGCCGGTGAAGCGGCAGAAGGCTTTGACAATCTCCTTGTCGAAAATATGGCAGAGTCTATTACGCATGTCCAAGATTTTTCCCAGCTTTTACAAAAAAAAGTATGGACCATTAATAACGATTATCTTCAACTTCCTCTATTGCTGGTACGCATCAAAGAACAAACGCGCGCTTTAGAGCAAGCGAAAAAGGAAAAGGCGGACGCCCCTCAGCTTAAGCAAGCAAAAGCGCAGCTCAATCGCAGCCTTGCAGAAATTATTAAACGCTCTTCTATCGCCATCGCTGTTTTTAGCTTTACTTTGATGGGGGCTTGTTTTGGAATCAATATTAGCCGCAGGCGGCATTACCGCAGCCTTTATATGCCGATTGGACTGACAACGTTTTACCTGATCGCTTTTTTTGTCGCCAAAGGAGTGGACCAGAATCTGTCTCTTTCTTCTAGTCTTTACCTCGTGCCCCATCTCATCATCATTGCCGCTTCAATTTTTGTTCTCAATCGAGTCAGCAAAGGAATAGAATAA
- a CDS encoding LptF/LptG family permease, translating to MFRTIWERYFLKEFIKVFFLFLICFYGFYVLVDYASHTSALPHHQVQILWKDLARYYLFVFASRAEILIPLALLIAFIKTVCQLNAHQELVALLAGGIKLKTLMRPFLFVGLVCTILLFLNEQFLLPDALKKLRRIEDATKSQKHRHVPAMAVQHVILEDGSLLLFQNYDTAKEQFFDAYWIQSIDNLYRIKYLSPYTAPPIGYFVDHFIRQPSGELLQQHAYQTLDFPDMRFNPEILQSTILDPDVLSIKELIDQFPNLSPDANEKESKMLTSFYWKLILPWLCILAIIAPAPSCVRFSRQLPIFFIYVCCLFGLIAFYMFMDAAQVIAKRQVLPPLIAIGFPFLTVFGFFGWRFAKMH from the coding sequence ATGTTTAGAACGATTTGGGAGCGCTATTTTTTAAAAGAATTCATTAAAGTTTTCTTCTTGTTTTTAATTTGTTTCTACGGATTCTATGTCTTGGTTGACTATGCCAGCCACACCAGCGCCCTTCCCCATCATCAAGTGCAAATTCTCTGGAAAGATTTGGCCCGTTACTACCTTTTTGTCTTCGCAAGCCGGGCCGAAATCCTCATTCCCCTTGCCTTATTAATCGCCTTTATCAAAACCGTCTGTCAGTTAAACGCCCATCAAGAGCTTGTCGCCTTACTAGCGGGAGGAATTAAGCTTAAAACTCTCATGCGGCCCTTTTTATTTGTCGGTTTGGTGTGCACGATCCTTCTCTTTCTGAATGAGCAATTTCTATTGCCGGATGCGTTAAAAAAGCTAAGGCGTATTGAAGATGCGACCAAAAGCCAAAAACACCGCCACGTCCCTGCTATGGCCGTTCAACATGTCATCTTGGAAGATGGTTCCTTGCTTTTATTCCAAAATTACGATACGGCAAAAGAGCAGTTTTTTGACGCTTATTGGATTCAATCCATCGACAACCTTTACCGCATTAAATACCTATCGCCTTATACAGCGCCTCCTATCGGATATTTTGTGGATCATTTCATCCGGCAGCCCTCTGGAGAGCTGCTTCAACAGCACGCTTATCAAACACTTGATTTTCCTGACATGCGCTTTAATCCGGAAATCCTGCAATCGACTATTTTGGATCCCGACGTTCTTTCTATCAAAGAATTAATCGACCAATTTCCAAATTTATCTCCTGATGCGAATGAGAAAGAAAGCAAAATGCTCACCTCTTTCTATTGGAAGCTAATCCTTCCCTGGCTTTGCATCCTAGCCATTATAGCGCCGGCCCCTTCCTGCGTGCGTTTTTCTCGCCAGCTTCCCATTTTTTTTATTTATGTTTGCTGCTTATTCGGTTTAATTGCCTTTTATATGTTCATGGACGCCGCTCAAGTGATTGCAAAACGGCAAGTGCTGCCCCCTTTGATAGCCATTGGCTTTCCTTTTTTGAC
- the tilS gene encoding tRNA lysidine(34) synthetase TilS translates to MPIVETVSAFLNRYCSVEEPLLLAFSGGPDSLCLFYSLLACQKIRPFVFHVAHVDHGWRPGSGREAEYLRQLASQHGIPFHLTTLQPDSMQGNLEAACRDARYRFFNALCQKYGFQAVMLGHQSDDQAETVLKRIFEGSYWRNLSGLKEETRRQGMRLLRPLLPFSKTEIYAFLNAYPFKGFEDPTNQDERFLRARMRQSMIPWLNEMFGKNVQNALIDLAHDMQDMNAYFDQRLTPLLSQVRRGPWGIYVDLSQMPMTSVEVKYLVRRLCEQEGFFLSRPQIEAAAQAFLIGKANQCFEMGKRRMWIDRKCLFLISSLDEVWKESCLIEPGMAYSKGKWQIESFLTKDHSVTHASSWKEALQGKIEIKLPVGNYVLQRSSSSSQAAYQGQISLNKWWGQHKVPAFLRQAFPVIWQGACVFREFLSGKSVCPALPDQTYLTLRLTYQSRQNDDHF, encoded by the coding sequence ATGCCCATTGTTGAAACAGTTAGTGCTTTCCTCAATCGTTATTGTTCTGTAGAGGAACCTCTTCTATTGGCTTTTTCTGGTGGCCCGGATTCTCTTTGCTTGTTCTACAGCCTATTAGCATGCCAGAAAATCCGTCCTTTTGTTTTTCATGTGGCTCATGTCGATCACGGTTGGCGCCCGGGGAGCGGACGGGAGGCCGAGTATTTGCGGCAGCTAGCCAGCCAGCACGGGATTCCGTTTCATTTAACAACGCTTCAGCCTGATTCCATGCAAGGAAATCTCGAAGCCGCTTGCCGGGATGCTCGTTATCGATTTTTCAATGCGCTCTGCCAAAAATATGGTTTTCAGGCAGTGATGCTAGGACATCAAAGCGATGATCAGGCAGAGACAGTCCTTAAGAGAATCTTCGAAGGATCCTATTGGCGAAATTTATCCGGACTTAAAGAAGAAACCCGAAGGCAGGGAATGCGCCTTCTGCGTCCGCTTCTTCCGTTTTCCAAGACAGAAATTTATGCTTTTTTGAATGCCTATCCTTTTAAAGGATTTGAAGATCCCACAAATCAAGACGAGCGTTTTCTTCGCGCGCGCATGCGGCAGAGTATGATTCCTTGGCTAAATGAAATGTTTGGGAAAAATGTGCAAAATGCGCTCATTGACCTGGCGCATGATATGCAAGACATGAATGCTTATTTCGATCAGCGTCTAACCCCTCTTTTATCACAGGTGAGACGTGGCCCTTGGGGAATATATGTCGATTTAAGCCAAATGCCAATGACTTCTGTAGAAGTAAAATATCTAGTCCGCCGTCTTTGCGAACAAGAAGGATTTTTCTTATCGCGCCCGCAGATAGAAGCGGCGGCTCAAGCTTTTTTGATCGGAAAAGCGAATCAATGCTTTGAAATGGGAAAGCGGCGTATGTGGATTGATCGCAAATGCCTATTTTTAATCTCTTCTCTCGATGAGGTTTGGAAAGAGAGCTGCTTGATTGAACCTGGAATGGCCTATTCGAAAGGGAAATGGCAGATAGAATCTTTCCTTACAAAAGATCATTCTGTTACCCATGCCTCATCTTGGAAAGAGGCCTTGCAAGGAAAAATAGAAATTAAATTGCCAGTCGGCAATTATGTGCTTCAACGCTCCTCCTCCTCCTCACAGGCCGCTTATCAGGGGCAGATTTCTTTGAATAAGTGGTGGGGGCAGCATAAGGTGCCGGCTTTCTTAAGGCAAGCCTTTCCGGTCATTTGGCAAGGGGCTTGCGTTTTTCGGGAATTTTTAAGCGGCAAAAGCGTTTGCCCTGCTCTTCCCGATCAAACTTATCTGACTTTGCGCCTGACGTACCAGTCTCGGCAAAACGACGATCACTTTTAA
- a CDS encoding DUF4339 domain-containing protein — protein MSREWYILIQNERAGPYSIQELKIDERITPDTLVWKEGWKDWLAMRFVPELKEVFEDKPESKPIYEDIKPKPLSADLMQEQEALTLQQDPYQLFLWILLFILILIYLFYQFNK, from the coding sequence ATGAGTCGAGAATGGTATATCCTAATCCAGAATGAGAGGGCCGGGCCTTATAGTATCCAGGAACTCAAAATAGATGAAAGGATCACTCCCGATACGCTTGTCTGGAAAGAGGGATGGAAAGACTGGCTGGCTATGCGATTCGTGCCTGAATTAAAGGAAGTTTTTGAGGATAAGCCCGAGTCCAAGCCCATTTATGAAGATATCAAGCCAAAGCCTTTATCTGCAGACCTCATGCAAGAGCAAGAAGCATTGACCTTACAGCAGGATCCCTATCAGCTTTTTCTTTGGATTTTACTTTTCATTCTTATCCTGATTTATCTATTCTATCAATTTAATAAGTAA
- the ftsH gene encoding ATP-dependent zinc metalloprotease FtsH, protein MPDDNKQDFKKGVSNSFVWFLMAAFLFALMVQNFIDTKFAKVSFSYQLEHLVNLQLLQPEESRKIALNDNLVTFSGKFRERLTEEGKNRYKYLELLNANHELKSEQARVRNDLKNIKSKIVDSSTLFLQLSGLPLPKGGYVVVDDLYNTPDEDHSVIIKNLPKSSTESLAALQSEFLEVRKNPSEEAVKNLGNSISDLLRSFRSPALGIGSETIKQTLKGMDRELADVSSSAIPPAQKLSAYGHTLDGLQAIVTDLNQEEDHVRLSKLRSVRNYKEMLDEYNQINTRLDDNQIQLDKARQSVANVIWYFNNQELSTRSLEKQDPEVFGQWFAKAKEEWTNFNQNRGGIFRAPDQPLNDVLEKTFKSEEPSPNYFSYLFTMMPVLLVILVLYLIFARQMKGMGNTAMNFGKSPARLLNKGDNKITFKDVAGVDEALEELQEIVEFLKNPQKFTSLGGRIPKGVLCIGPPGTGKTLIAKAVAGEADRPFFSISGSDFVEMFVGVGASRIRDLFDQAKKAAPCIIFMDEIDAVGRHRGVGIGGGHDEREQTLNQLLVEMDGFDTNEGVILMAATNRPDVLDKALLRPGRFDRRVVIGLPDIKGRFDILKVHARRIKMDPSVDLMAIARSTPGASGADLANILNEAALLAARKGRTAVTSQETIEARDKVLYGKERRSLEIDENEKKTTAYHESGHAVVGLVVKSGDPIDKVTIIPRGISLGATMFLPKKNRVSYWKHELHDQLAVLMGGRVAEEIFVEDISSGAQQDIERATQLARSMVCKWGMSDKLGAVAYDEGHDNNQTGYGFGDFHEKNYSDETAKAIDAEVRRILEEAHETARKIILEYREQVELMTQMLIEFETLDSEDVQEIVIKRNWDITRKRERLKRAADLHKKEPAATPPPPPPKEANMPNSGPLSNSLGLSS, encoded by the coding sequence ATGCCAGACGATAACAAGCAAGACTTTAAGAAAGGGGTGTCAAACAGCTTTGTTTGGTTCCTGATGGCCGCTTTTTTGTTTGCCCTAATGGTGCAAAATTTTATCGATACTAAGTTTGCTAAAGTTTCCTTTAGTTATCAGCTCGAACATCTTGTCAATCTTCAGCTCTTGCAGCCAGAAGAGAGCCGAAAGATTGCTTTGAATGATAATTTAGTCACGTTTAGTGGAAAGTTTAGAGAACGCTTAACGGAAGAAGGAAAAAATCGTTATAAGTACTTAGAGCTTCTCAATGCCAATCATGAATTGAAATCTGAACAGGCTCGTGTAAGAAATGATTTAAAAAATATTAAGTCTAAAATTGTCGATTCTTCGACTTTATTCTTACAGCTAAGCGGACTGCCTTTACCTAAAGGGGGGTATGTCGTTGTTGATGATTTATATAACACTCCCGACGAAGACCATAGTGTTATCATAAAAAATCTGCCAAAGTCCTCCACTGAGAGCTTGGCTGCGCTTCAATCTGAATTTCTAGAAGTTCGCAAGAATCCTTCCGAAGAAGCTGTTAAGAATCTTGGGAACTCCATTAGCGATTTGTTGAGAAGTTTCCGTTCTCCTGCTTTGGGGATTGGATCGGAAACAATTAAGCAGACGTTAAAGGGGATGGATAGAGAGCTTGCGGATGTCAGCTCCTCTGCTATTCCTCCAGCTCAAAAATTAAGTGCGTATGGCCATACATTGGATGGCTTGCAAGCGATCGTTACTGATCTTAATCAAGAAGAGGATCACGTCCGCTTGTCAAAATTACGCAGCGTACGCAATTACAAAGAGATGCTCGATGAGTATAATCAAATCAATACGCGCTTGGATGACAACCAAATCCAGTTGGATAAAGCCCGTCAGTCTGTTGCGAATGTGATTTGGTATTTCAATAATCAAGAGCTCTCTACCCGCTCTTTAGAAAAGCAAGATCCAGAAGTATTTGGCCAGTGGTTTGCCAAGGCTAAAGAAGAATGGACCAATTTTAATCAAAATCGCGGCGGAATTTTTAGAGCGCCTGACCAGCCTTTAAATGATGTATTGGAAAAAACTTTTAAGAGTGAAGAGCCATCGCCCAATTACTTTAGCTATCTCTTCACCATGATGCCCGTTTTGCTGGTCATCCTCGTTCTATACTTGATATTTGCAAGACAGATGAAGGGAATGGGCAATACCGCCATGAATTTCGGCAAGTCTCCTGCCCGTTTATTGAATAAAGGTGATAATAAGATTACCTTTAAAGATGTAGCTGGGGTAGATGAAGCGCTGGAAGAACTGCAAGAAATTGTCGAGTTTTTGAAGAACCCTCAAAAATTTACTTCTTTGGGCGGCCGTATTCCAAAAGGCGTATTATGCATTGGTCCCCCAGGGACTGGAAAGACCTTGATTGCCAAAGCCGTGGCAGGCGAGGCCGATCGCCCCTTCTTCTCTATCTCCGGTTCGGACTTTGTGGAGATGTTTGTCGGGGTAGGAGCTAGCCGTATCCGCGATCTTTTTGATCAAGCTAAGAAAGCAGCTCCTTGCATTATCTTTATGGATGAAATTGATGCGGTTGGACGTCATCGTGGCGTAGGGATTGGCGGTGGGCATGATGAACGTGAACAGACGCTGAACCAGCTTCTCGTTGAAATGGACGGTTTCGATACAAACGAAGGCGTCATCTTAATGGCTGCAACCAACCGTCCCGATGTATTGGATAAAGCCTTATTGCGCCCTGGTCGCTTTGACAGACGTGTTGTCATCGGTCTACCCGATATTAAGGGGCGTTTTGACATTTTGAAGGTGCATGCACGCCGTATTAAAATGGATCCGTCGGTCGATTTAATGGCTATTGCGCGCAGCACGCCTGGTGCTTCGGGCGCCGATCTGGCCAATATTTTGAATGAGGCGGCCTTGTTAGCAGCCCGTAAAGGCCGTACAGCCGTGACATCTCAAGAGACGATCGAAGCGCGCGACAAGGTCTTATATGGCAAAGAGCGCCGTAGTTTGGAAATTGATGAAAATGAGAAGAAAACGACAGCCTACCATGAGTCTGGCCATGCAGTGGTTGGATTGGTTGTCAAAAGCGGAGATCCGATTGATAAAGTGACGATCATTCCGCGCGGCATTTCTCTCGGAGCAACGATGTTCTTGCCTAAGAAAAACCGCGTCAGCTATTGGAAGCATGAATTGCATGATCAGCTAGCTGTTTTAATGGGCGGCCGCGTGGCAGAAGAAATCTTCGTTGAGGATATTTCAAGCGGGGCTCAACAAGACATCGAAAGAGCGACTCAACTAGCCCGCAGCATGGTTTGTAAGTGGGGAATGAGCGACAAACTTGGCGCTGTTGCCTATGATGAAGGGCATGACAATAATCAGACTGGCTATGGATTTGGAGATTTTCATGAAAAGAATTACTCCGATGAAACAGCTAAGGCTATTGATGCAGAGGTGCGCCGCATTTTAGAGGAAGCCCATGAAACAGCTCGTAAGATTATTTTAGAATATCGCGAGCAAGTTGAACTGATGACGCAAATGCTCATTGAATTTGAGACATTGGACAGCGAAGATGTTCAGGAAATTGTCATTAAAAGAAATTGGGATATTACTCGTAAGAGAGAACGGCTGAAGCGAGCTGCGGACTTACATAAAAAAGAGCCTGCCGCGACGCCGCCGCCACCTCCTCCTAAAGAAGCAAATATGCCTAATTCTGGCCCGCTTTCCAATTCTTTAGGTCTTTCTTCCTAA